The DNA sequence GCCCGGCCGGTGTCGAAGGTAGCCACCACGCTCGTCCCCCGGGCGGCCGCCGGACCGAAGGACGCTCCGCCCAGGGGCACCTTCCACACCTGGCGGCCGGTGGCCAGGTCGGCCGCCACCAGCGAACCCTCCCAGGTCGTCACCACCACCCGGTCGCCGGCCACCACCGGCGAGTTGGGCCGCTCGCCGACCTCGAGCTCCCAGCGCGGGCGGCCCGAAGCCCGGTCGTAGGCGACCAACGCCTCCTCGGTGGCCGCCACCACCAAGTCGGGAGTGAGGGCCGGCGCCACGTCGCGCAGGCGAGACCGCTCGACCAGCCAGACCTGCCGGCCCCGGCCGTCGACCAGTACCAACCGGCGCAGCCCGGCGACCACCGCCGCCCCCTCGGAGTCGGCCGCCGGTCGGCCCACCCCTGCGGGCGGCGGGGCCGCCCAGGCCCACCGTTCGTCCAGGCTCAGCTTGCGGGCACCCCCGGAGCTGCTCCCTCCGCCGTCGGCCGCCGGCCCGTCACCGCGGCCGGCACCGTTGCCGGCCGACGGCGAGGGCCCACCGCCTCCCCCGCAGGCACCCAGCACCGCCGCCAGTGCCGCCGCGACGGCACCGATCAGGACTTTCCCCATGTCGGTCACTCCCTCTTTCTCTTGCCATCGACCCGGGACGCCGCCAGGTAAGCCGCCGCACCGACGGCGTCCTGAGCGGTGGCGATCACATCGGAAACGACCGTGTCGGCCACCATGTTGCCCAGGCTCTGGCACGTCGGGGGCAGGCCGGCGACGGCCAGGGCCACCTCCCGGCGGCCTTCGTCGGACCCCGGCAGGGCACTGTGGTCGGTCAGGATCCCGTCGACTGACACCGTGACGTTGCGCCCGCCCTTTACCCGGCTGTGCAGGGCGGGGACCGTCAGGTCGCCGCGGGCGCTGATCGACGTCAGGCGCACCCCTTCGGGCAGCGCCTTACGATTGAGCCGGAACAGGAAGATCGAGGTCTCCGATAGTTGGGAGATGGAGTCGCCGGCCAGCTCGAAGGGCAGGGTCTCGGAGCCGTCGACGGCCTGCAACATGACATCGCCGATCGTCGTGTGGCTCAGCATCGTCAAGGCAGTGGCGATGTCGGTGCCCTTGTGCGGGCTGCCAAGAGTGACGAGGTTGGCGACCCGCGGGAAGCGGCCGGTCTCGTCGGGGTCGTACTCCTCGGCCAGCGCGGCCCGGGCGATGATGCCCCCCTGGGAGTGGGCGATGATGTCGACCGGCACCCCCGGTTTGTCGCGATGGACCTGCTCGAGCAGCTGCCGTAGCCGCTTGGCCTGTTCCCGCAGGTCGATGGTCGTGTCGCGCGCCGTGTAGGCATTCTGCTCGGTCGAGCCCCCCAGGTAGGAGAAGCGCAGCGACTCGTCGTAACCCAGCGCCGCCGGGTCGACGTCGTCGACCGAGTCACCGGGGGCCGACGACGAGCCGAGGCCGGCCACCAGCACGGCGATGCGCTTCTCGGGCAGTGGCGGGGGCTCGACGGACGCGGGCGTGCAGTCGCCGCGCTGGCGGTACCAGTCGAAGCCGGTGCGCACCAGCCGCCAGGTATGGATCTTGCTGTCGAACTGCCAGGCGTAGTGGATGACACCCAGCACCTCGTCGAAGCGGCCTTCGATCCTGTCGAGGACCTCGCCCGCCGCGAAATGCAGGGTGGCCCGGCCGGCATCGAACAGCTTGCGCAGGAACCGGCCGAGCCCGCTGCGCTCCTCGGCCTCGGTCCCCGGCTGACGGACCTCGTCGGGGACGAGAAAGACGTGGGGCGGCCCGTCGTCGAACAGGCTGCGGGGGTCGATGTAGGTCTCGCCCACCCGCGCCCCGAAGT is a window from the Actinomycetota bacterium genome containing:
- a CDS encoding peptidoglycan DD-metalloendopeptidase family protein; its protein translation is MRRLAVFLAVTVLALAATPAQSAGARPGGVSYRPPVDGPVVDEFRLPDKDWQPGNRGIDYAPEPGAPVRSAADGEVVFAGQVGGSLHVVVLHADGVRTSYSFLQSIAVHRGAQVRQGQPVGTSGPSLHFGARVGETYIDPRSLFDDGPPHVFLVPDEVRQPGTEAEERSGLGRFLRKLFDAGRATLHFAAGEVLDRIEGRFDEVLGVIHYAWQFDSKIHTWRLVRTGFDWYRQRGDCTPASVEPPPLPEKRIAVLVAGLGSSSAPGDSVDDVDPAALGYDESLRFSYLGGSTEQNAYTARDTTIDLREQAKRLRQLLEQVHRDKPGVPVDIIAHSQGGIIARAALAEEYDPDETGRFPRVANLVTLGSPHKGTDIATALTMLSHTTIGDVMLQAVDGSETLPFELAGDSISQLSETSIFLFRLNRKALPEGVRLTSISARGDLTVPALHSRVKGGRNVTVSVDGILTDHSALPGSDEGRREVALAVAGLPPTCQSLGNMVADTVVSDVIATAQDAVGAAAYLAASRVDGKRKRE
- a CDS encoding PQQ-binding-like beta-propeller repeat protein, which codes for MGKVLIGAVAAALAAVLGACGGGGGPSPSAGNGAGRGDGPAADGGGSSSGGARKLSLDERWAWAAPPPAGVGRPAADSEGAAVVAGLRRLVLVDGRGRQVWLVERSRLRDVAPALTPDLVVAATEEALVAYDRASGRPRWELEVGERPNSPVVAGDRVVVTTWEGSLVAADLATGRQVWKVPLGGASFGPAAARGTSVVATFDTGRAAGVMAVDLASGRQRWSVPVPPDGVSAPAVTAAGGGRDPLVVAVVGDATARALSLADGSERWRREMVGAGSSEVPPLALADGSVLAAHRLGGMAQLAEADGAVLWEAHVASAADRGAPAGPGPQGWFALPLVDGPLLLAGPGLETTIYEADGAVTGVALGPGGLLLVATRAASENYLSAVEGW